The following is a genomic window from Bactrocera tryoni isolate S06 chromosome 2, CSIRO_BtryS06_freeze2, whole genome shotgun sequence.
atatttacttttgcaattcatgaaagttttccgactgttttgcgtctcgcggttcaacttcatttaagtcatcgcgtattgtgaatggtacagtgtgtgcaacattttaagaagcatgccagcagtagcatttgctggaacatgataatcactggaaacagacgaaggacaatgcgatagatgcatacttttcgcgaagatcatttcgacatatcagcctttaaattcgcgttaattatgggattcgaaaaaatgacattgccgatgacattttacattgtattcgctaagaattggaaatgggaaaatttcggttgatacttccagtggtttgatatcaatttcacctcccttttgtcaattcacttcaacggaagatgaactcatcacgaatgtttatccgaacattggccaaattatcgtaactgcgatagcttgagtgcacgagcaattttagctgccaaaattaccgatgttagtgatttaaactggaagattcaaagtcaagttccgggaggtttgtgctcatataaatcgatcgatcgtcttggcaaggaagacgaaaccgtaaattatccagtggaatttccaaataccataccaagtctaccccagcatcatttgcgtcttaaagttggatctgtcattattatgtttcacaatcttcatgcgccgaaactgtgtaatggaacccgaatgattatgacgtagttatcgaatacaagggcagccatttcagttcaaacgtattcaatttccagggaaaattggccttgcgttgacaatcaacaggacacaaggaaatcgggaaatactatgtttttcacacggccagatgtatgtggtgtgttgacgagttggaaacccatcttctctatatatttacgtaccagaacagaaatcaaaaaattatgtttattaagttgcgctacataaaaaaaatgtagaaaaatcgtaaataaatcattttcgacagaatataatttcaactttttttcatttcaaaacacataatttcacgcagggcaacggctgcggggtcagctagtattaaatattattatatacttatgtatttttatacatacatacatatacatattgattatacaatatttttttcccaaatgaattgtttttgttacttttaatttattttctgtaaatatttgttaattagttttaaggTATATGGGTGCAAATAGGCCTCCGGGGGAACCGAACACCCAAAACAAATGGGTAACGCGCCTAGTTGCATACCTCAtggtggtgtggaaaatgcaatATAGgctcaaaaatatgtaaaacaaaacaataaataaaattttctgaaataaaacattttgttataatttactttttatttggccttaaaattataaaatcggtAAAAAAAGGGTCCGCCAGTTTTGCTGTTCACAAAGTAAAACTAAAtgcaataatgaaaacaaaagtaattaacaaataactgcgataagtcatatattttcatatttaaaaaaagtactaACAcctacgtgaatataagatttctATGCAAGAAATAGTTTGGCgttgtttatacaaatacaccGATTGTTCAAAATATATTCCATTTGAAATCAACTCAACtgaaattccttaatttttaatagcggTTCATTATTAaccaaattacatttatttgtttcttaAAGTTTATATATCAATTTTCGCATTGTTCATAATCGACCATAATTCACTATATGTAAAGACGAATTGTAATTCGCGTAGATGCAAATGTTTCTTTTTAAATCGCTGTTAGCGTTGTTGCCCTTATAGTAGTTTTATGCAAACATACGTAGTTCTTCCCGATGTTCTATCGGTTTTGGTGGAGCTGGTTCCTCCCACTCTCCCAATTCGGCATCATAATATTGCGCAGCACGATATGGTCGCAATTTCCATGGTACTTGCTCTTCCATGGAGGTCAATTGTACATCCAAACGACATCGGTAATACATTCGCGATTGAAACGTTCCATATGTAGCTCACCAATAGGTTGTCCAGGACAGATAAGCTCAGTGAACTTGGTTTTTTATAGGAAGGTAGGATCACAACGCATGTCTTAACGACGGTATCCATACAATTTTTCATCTTTGCGCATAACACGATGGAACCAGTCAATTAATTCGCTCAACTGGAAACGCTTTGGTCTGCAAGGTGGGTGTTGAGTGAGCATtatgtaaattcaattttgctcaaaacctacccaaCAGCTTGATAAACCTGACCAGCAGTATCGGGATCCTTAGCGCAATtgataattaaatgaatttaaaattttgtctcgaATTCACGGCCAACTAATATGATAATTGGAACAGCACCTGACCCATTACGCAGCAATATTAACGAGGTCATGTTTAGTtatttcgtacatttattggAATATAATCCGAGTCGGTCTGTTATTTATCCGCCCAAGGAAACTCTCGTACCTTGTACCATAGTCGATATCTTAAGCTtcggtattttaaatttattctcatactttaaatataatttatacagcttccaaattaacaaaataactaaataaactcAGACAAATTGTcttacaaaaacataaatttagcTGTGAATGAGCATATTCTGGATTCGAGAAAAAAGTTGCTCTTGGTTTTTGAAtacaatttgaatttatttaatttaaaacaatttactaataaaatgcaaaataaaataaaaatgtaagtaaTACGATCAGCAGACGAAACCGTACTCGGGGAGATCATTTGATCGTACGTATTTTGTTAAATGTAGTGCGTAGGAGTCAATATCTTGTCGATAAATATTGTTGAGCGCAGTATCCATGTGTGGCTTGTGTAGATCGAATGTATAAAAAACCTCTATAATGATTACGCGGCGCAGTGGGGAATCGAATTTGTGTATGGCGAATGTTGAGGTGTTGATGGGCGAACTGCAGTTGACGAATTGATCGGCTTTCCCGTTGTCGCTTCCTTTTGTGAGTTGGGTTGCGTACGAGAGTGGTGTGTTACATTGGTGTTGTGTTGtaatgtcatcagctgtggtgaattaagctggcGTATTAGGATGcggcataaataaaaaacttagtttttCATGTATTTGCTCATATCGTTCTCATCTTTAAgaatatatgttaaaataaatggattttcttttgaaaatacattaaagttttatataaaaccaatatttttgggacaacttttccataaattttaagaaaattacacAATGCAACCATTTTCCGGTTAAAAGTCGGCCATCTTGGATTCCAATCGAAAGTGAACCCTGGACTCCCCTTGACGTTTCTACAGTGGCACCTCTCAGCTGtgcttttgtttacataccatCAGCTGATAGTTTCTCTACTCCTCCTCTACCGTAGTCCGTGTATATATGCCGCAACACATGACATACACTCTCTGAACTGCCTTTGTACATTACAAACCATTGCTGTAGCAAATTCCTCGTATtttacagccctattctgaaaaaacctctcaactgagttgagaggaaacatttgagagatttcttgtgaggcatatgttgtgaggctattcttgctcaaacctcataagaaaaaagctttaaaaagtcaccacgtgaggtaaaaagctttttgctgtcaaacagcggttttaataaaaataagcaaacaaaaatggaCACACAAATGAATAATCagcatatgtaagtaattttccaaattttaaaatatatatatatatacaataatttccTATATTCCTAGGCGTGCAAAAACGGAGAGGACAACTCAGGAGCAGCTGCAACATTACGTAATGTTTTGCAAGCAGCATCCTGAGTTGCAACGGGGGAAGCTAACTCCGACCAACCCTCAAGGGCTGCAAATACTTTGGTCGGAgttagcagataatttaaatgcCTTAAGAGGCCCAAGTCGGTCGGCAGCCAAGTGGAAGGAGGTAAGATAATAAATGCTTGTGTTTGTGTCacattattaaaatacatacatatatttccgtAGTCATTAATGCATTGGAAACACCAGTTGCGATCGCGAGCGCGCAAACTGAAGACCCATGCGCAAGCGACTGGTGGAGGCCCTCCGATAAGTGGAATGACTCCATTCGAGGAGCAAGCCATAACAACATTTGGGGCAGCAGCGGTGGATGGATTGCCGGGTGTTGCGACTTTGGGTCATCaggtaatattttaatttaatatttgtcggactatatatttttttattacatgagGCAATAATTGGTCCGTTTTATACTTACAGGTTTTGccgttgtatataaatacacaagCTCCAGCTTCCTCACTAGCAGTCGCATCGCCTGCTCCAGCGCCAACACCAACAGTCGCATCGCCTGTTCCAGCATCTTCACTAGCAGTCACATCGCCTGCTCCAGCTTTTCCTactttatcaataaatttttcctCGCCATCACCTCATTTTTCTTCTTCACCATCACTTCCATCTTCTTCCTTATCTCCTCCCACATTATCTTCCCTTATGCCATCGTCTTCTTATATCCATCCAGAAAAATTGACTGCAGCGAAGATGCTTGGAACAGTGCTAAAAAAATGGAGGACAGAGAAAAGCGAGAGGAGGAGGCCATTGCTCTACAAAGGAAAATTGTAGAGCAAAATGTGCAGATGGCAGGGGTGCTGGCTCAAATGACACAGGCACTAACTTCGCTGTCTGAGGTTATGGCTAAGTTGTCCCAAAAATtggataaataataataaaaatgtaaaaaaataaaaaaaaaattaaattaaataaaatgaattatttaaacatatgtagatgtattTTTATTCATTCTTAGAGGAAGTAAAATGTACAGAGACAGACAGTAactaacatat
Proteins encoded in this region:
- the LOC120768712 gene encoding uncharacterized protein LOC120768712, whose product is MDTQMNNQHMRAKTERTTQEQLQHYRPKSVGSQVEGVINALETPVAIASAQTEDPCASDWWRPSDKWNDSIRGASHNNIWGSSGGWIAGCCDFGSSGFAVVYKYTSSSFLTSSRIACSSANTNSRIACSSIFTSSHIACSSFSYFINKFFLAITSFFFFTITSIFFLISSHIIFPYAIVFLYPSRKIDCSEDAWNSAKKMEDREKREEEAIALQRKIVEQNVQMAGVLAQMTQALTSLSEVMAKLSQKLDK